A window of the Campylobacter massiliensis genome harbors these coding sequences:
- a CDS encoding helix-turn-helix domain-containing protein, with the protein MNKENFSEELKKLNITKKEFADMCGISYMTVNNWNDENRPIPAWVDSWIQNYKFKNFYDVVKTEFDKQKDI; encoded by the coding sequence ATGAATAAAGAGAATTTTAGTGAAGAATTAAAAAAACTGAATATAACCAAAAAAGAATTTGCCGACATGTGTGGAATTTCTTATATGACAGTAAATAATTGGAATGATGAAAATAGACCTATTCCGGCTTGGGTCGATAGCTGGATACAAAACTACAAATTTAAAAACTTCTATGATGTCGTAAAAACGGAATTTGATAAACAAAAGGATATTTGA